Proteins found in one Promicromonospora sukumoe genomic segment:
- a CDS encoding carbohydrate ABC transporter permease codes for MTVLASPRPPSPRPGRRRGPTGMDRARRREAAALVMPSLLPILVLSVAPLLMGVLLAFTDAELVRRPDYQFVGVDNFVRLAGNSFFWESFRIGMVWAVSVTLLQLVAALGLALLLNSGLRFQGLTRVLALIPWAMPPVVVAIMWKMIYSPNAGPLNAFLGSVGLPDDINWLADFSTALPAVIVVGVWVGMPQTTVTLLAGLQQIPAELHEAAAMDGAGAWRRFWAVTLPSLRPIVTSITSLNFIWNFNSFSLVYVLTEGGPGGRTMLPMLFTYLEAFKNRNIGYAAAMGVVLVVVVVLLLALYLRSQFREDRTEKKG; via the coding sequence ATGACCGTCCTCGCCTCGCCCCGGCCGCCGTCGCCCCGGCCCGGCCGCCGTCGTGGCCCGACCGGCATGGACCGCGCCCGGCGCCGCGAGGCCGCCGCGCTGGTGATGCCGTCGCTGCTGCCCATCCTCGTGCTGTCCGTCGCGCCGCTGCTGATGGGCGTGCTGCTGGCCTTCACCGACGCGGAGCTCGTGCGGCGGCCCGACTACCAGTTCGTCGGTGTCGACAACTTCGTGCGGCTGGCCGGCAACTCGTTCTTCTGGGAGTCGTTCCGCATCGGCATGGTGTGGGCGGTCTCGGTGACGCTGCTGCAGCTCGTCGCGGCCCTGGGCCTCGCGCTGCTGCTCAACTCCGGGCTGCGATTCCAGGGCCTGACGCGGGTGCTGGCACTGATCCCGTGGGCGATGCCGCCCGTCGTCGTGGCGATCATGTGGAAGATGATCTACTCGCCCAACGCGGGGCCGCTCAACGCGTTCCTGGGCTCGGTGGGCCTGCCGGACGACATCAACTGGCTCGCCGACTTCTCGACCGCGCTGCCCGCCGTCATCGTCGTCGGCGTCTGGGTGGGCATGCCCCAGACCACGGTGACGCTGCTCGCGGGGCTGCAGCAGATCCCGGCCGAGCTGCACGAGGCCGCCGCGATGGACGGCGCCGGGGCCTGGCGAAGGTTCTGGGCCGTCACCCTGCCGAGCCTGCGGCCGATCGTCACGTCGATCACGTCGCTCAACTTCATCTGGAACTTCAACTCGTTCTCCCTGGTCTACGTGCTGACCGAGGGCGGGCCCGGCGGCCGCACCATGCTGCCGATGCTGTTCACCTACCTCGAGGCGTTCAAGAACCGGAACATCGGCTATGCCGCCGCGATGGGCGTCGTGCTCGTCGTCGTGGTGGTCCTCCTCCTGGCGCTGTACCTGCGCTCGCAGTTCCGCGAAGACCGCACCGAGAAGAAGGGCTGA
- a CDS encoding LacI family DNA-binding transcriptional regulator: MSSSRATLIQVAERAGVSLASTSRALHGTGASKKMVDRVRAAAAELGYSPDAIGRSLRLKRTFQVAFAVADIGNPVYVEMLTAIHEVLAPHGYRVVVMSTGPTVASTTDLVRSLSSGFVDGLIVSPLRTDDALVEAIRQAPVPVVVIGRSLEQQGIDSVSTDSAAGLGQAVAHLVEIGRRRLGFVNGPLDTTPGAARQRGFDAATSAPGFAGDHAETERAEDFTVAAGLAAARRLLSRRPAAGPFDAVVAANDLLAIGVIRAARELGLSVPGTLAVTGMDDTEIGRVFQPSLTSVSLGSAERGTAAARLVLDRVDDVAEPARQIAIGPRLFVRESTSQEESAR; the protein is encoded by the coding sequence ATGTCGTCATCACGCGCCACCCTCATCCAGGTGGCCGAGCGCGCCGGGGTGTCGCTCGCGTCGACCTCGCGGGCGCTGCACGGCACGGGCGCGAGCAAGAAGATGGTGGACCGCGTCCGCGCCGCCGCCGCCGAGCTCGGCTACAGCCCGGACGCGATCGGCCGGTCGCTGCGCCTGAAGCGGACCTTCCAGGTCGCGTTCGCCGTCGCCGACATCGGCAACCCGGTCTACGTCGAGATGCTCACCGCGATCCACGAGGTGCTCGCGCCGCACGGCTACCGCGTGGTCGTCATGTCCACAGGCCCCACGGTCGCCTCCACGACCGACCTGGTCCGCAGCCTGAGCAGCGGCTTCGTCGACGGCCTGATCGTCAGCCCGCTGCGCACCGACGACGCGCTCGTCGAGGCCATCCGCCAGGCGCCCGTGCCCGTCGTCGTGATCGGCCGGTCGCTGGAGCAGCAGGGCATCGACTCCGTCTCCACGGACTCGGCCGCGGGCCTCGGCCAGGCGGTCGCCCACCTCGTGGAGATCGGCCGCCGTCGGCTCGGGTTCGTCAACGGCCCGCTCGACACCACCCCCGGCGCCGCCCGGCAGCGCGGTTTCGACGCCGCCACGAGCGCGCCCGGGTTCGCCGGCGACCACGCGGAGACCGAGCGCGCCGAGGACTTCACCGTCGCCGCCGGGCTCGCCGCCGCGCGCCGGCTGCTGTCCCGCAGGCCGGCGGCCGGGCCGTTCGACGCCGTCGTCGCCGCCAACGACCTGCTCGCCATCGGCGTGATCCGGGCCGCCCGGGAGCTGGGGCTCTCGGTGCCCGGCACGCTCGCCGTCACCGGGATGGACGACACGGAGATCGGCCGCGTCTTCCAGCCGAGCCTGACGAGCGTGTCGCTCGGCTCGGCCGAGCGCGGCACCGCCGCCGCGCGTCTCGTGCTGGACCGGGTCGACGACGTCGCCGAGCCCGCCCGGCAGATCGCCATCGGGCCGCGCCTGTTCGTGCGCGAGTCCACCAGCCAGGAAGAGAGTGCCCGATGA
- a CDS encoding CGNR zinc finger domain-containing protein: MNHAFPCGTLALDFLGTLRARRNPVPAEKLGTPGLLDDWFVESGMFDAAPHADEADLAAALELRESLYALVEDRLGGRAALAAAAEATEAGARAGSAAPAALAAPVGSAVSAGAAGAGAPAALAAAVAVLNRHAASPPVVVQLDVAGAAGAAGAAGAAGVAGAAEADGAGAGVGRAGGPGVLGSAVTRRSGTAAQGLAAVAREAVEILGGPDAALLRECGRPECTQVYLDRSRGHRREWCAMRTCGNRVKVSAYRSRHRTTPTSTPTPHA, from the coding sequence GTGAACCACGCCTTCCCCTGCGGGACGCTCGCGCTCGACTTCCTCGGCACGCTGCGCGCCCGCCGCAACCCGGTCCCCGCGGAGAAGCTCGGCACGCCCGGGCTCCTCGACGACTGGTTCGTCGAGTCGGGGATGTTCGACGCCGCCCCCCACGCCGACGAGGCCGACCTCGCGGCGGCGCTGGAGCTGCGCGAGTCGCTCTACGCGCTCGTCGAGGACCGGCTCGGCGGCCGCGCGGCATTGGCGGCCGCCGCCGAGGCCACGGAGGCCGGCGCGCGCGCCGGGTCGGCTGCTCCCGCCGCACTCGCGGCGCCGGTGGGGTCTGCGGTGTCGGCTGGGGCGGCCGGGGCGGGGGCGCCGGCCGCGCTCGCGGCGGCCGTAGCCGTCCTGAACCGGCACGCCGCGTCGCCGCCCGTCGTCGTGCAGCTCGATGTTGCCGGGGCTGCCGGGGCTGCCGGGGCTGCCGGGGCTGCCGGGGTTGCCGGGGCTGCCGAGGCGGACGGTGCTGGTGCCGGTGTCGGCAGGGCGGGCGGTCCTGGTGTCCTCGGTTCCGCGGTGACCCGCCGCAGCGGCACCGCCGCGCAGGGGCTCGCGGCAGTGGCTCGCGAGGCCGTCGAGATCCTGGGCGGCCCCGACGCCGCCCTGCTGCGCGAGTGCGGCCGCCCCGAGTGCACGCAGGTCTACCTCGACCGCTCCCGCGGACACCGCCGCGAGTGGTGCGCCATGCGCACCTGCGGCAACCGGGTCAAGGTCTCGGCCTACCGCTCCCGCCACCGCACGACCCCGACGTCGACCCCGACACCCCACGCCTGA
- a CDS encoding VOC family protein has protein sequence MELKLEVVVLPVSDVDRAKDFYAGLGWRLDADFATERGLRVVQLTPPGSAASIIFGEHLSDAAPGSVRGLHLVVTDLAAARAELVEHGADVSEIWHDQDGVFHWAGTANRVPGPHPEHDSYASFASFADSDGNEWVLQQIVDRLPGR, from the coding sequence ATGGAACTCAAGCTCGAGGTCGTCGTCCTGCCCGTCTCCGACGTGGACCGCGCCAAGGACTTCTACGCGGGTCTCGGCTGGCGGCTCGACGCCGACTTCGCCACCGAGCGCGGCCTGCGCGTCGTCCAGCTCACGCCGCCCGGCTCCGCGGCGTCGATCATCTTCGGCGAGCACCTCAGCGACGCCGCACCCGGCTCGGTGCGCGGCCTGCACCTCGTGGTGACGGACCTCGCCGCGGCACGCGCCGAGCTCGTGGAGCACGGCGCCGACGTCAGCGAGATCTGGCACGACCAGGACGGCGTCTTCCACTGGGCCGGCACCGCGAACCGCGTCCCGGGGCCGCACCCCGAGCACGACAGCTACGCGTCGTTCGCCTCGTTCGCCGACTCGGACGGCAACGAGTGGGTGCTCCAGCAGATCGTCGACCGTCTCCCGGGCCGATGA
- a CDS encoding cytochrome b/b6 domain-containing protein: MPERVLRFSPAERAVHRATGLLFLVCLLTALALYVAPVAQLVGRRPLVQTVHEWAGLLLPVPVLLGLWSGPFRADLRRFDRFTDHDRRWLASLRSSDPRRGRFAGKFNAGQKLWAVFFAGAVLVMLGTGLLLWFTFPLGFVPQAGVVLVHDAGAYALVAVVAGHVMKAVADPEARRGMRTGSVRRSWAAREHALWLGQKPKSPMPPPPYSGGSSSPSAPHASQAADDAA; this comes from the coding sequence GTGCCTGAGCGCGTGCTCCGCTTCAGCCCCGCCGAACGGGCGGTCCACCGGGCGACGGGGCTGCTGTTCCTGGTCTGCCTGCTCACGGCGCTCGCGCTCTACGTGGCGCCCGTCGCGCAGCTCGTCGGACGGCGGCCCCTGGTCCAGACCGTGCACGAGTGGGCCGGGCTCCTGCTGCCCGTGCCGGTGCTGCTCGGCCTGTGGTCGGGACCGTTCCGGGCCGACCTGCGCCGCTTCGACCGGTTTACTGACCACGACCGGCGGTGGCTCGCGAGCCTGCGCTCGTCCGACCCCCGGCGCGGCCGGTTCGCGGGGAAGTTCAACGCCGGCCAGAAGCTCTGGGCCGTGTTCTTCGCCGGTGCCGTCCTGGTCATGCTCGGCACCGGGCTGCTGCTGTGGTTCACGTTCCCGCTCGGGTTCGTGCCGCAGGCCGGCGTCGTGCTGGTGCACGACGCCGGCGCCTACGCCCTCGTGGCCGTCGTCGCAGGCCACGTCATGAAAGCGGTCGCCGACCCGGAGGCCCGGCGCGGCATGCGCACCGGGTCCGTCCGGCGGTCGTGGGCGGCGCGGGAGCACGCCCTCTGGCTGGGTCAGAAGCCGAAGTCCCCGATGCCGCCGCCCCCGTACTCCGGTGGCTCCTCGTCGCCTTCGGCGCCCCATGCGTCCCAGGCCGCCGACGACGCCGCGTAG
- a CDS encoding molybdopterin-dependent oxidoreductase, with protein sequence MIDSRMPGDVGPDVGPGDDGPGDIGPGDAAGRPIGRRIVLAMLGLGAAGVAVGPAVRDGVRAALSRDAPAAVPDDRGFRYFSVVGSVPRQDATTYRLTVGGLVDRPGTYTLDQLAVLPQTTVVHDAVCTDGWQVDDVPFTGVLLRDLLDAAGVRDEGAAVRFTCFDGAYSESLTLEQARRSDVVVALRMFDEPVPHDSGGPVRLFVAPMYFYKSAKWLSGIEVTSQVQQGYWEDYGYPVDGWLPGEEPVSA encoded by the coding sequence ATGATCGACTCAAGAATGCCCGGCGACGTCGGCCCGGATGTCGGACCCGGAGACGACGGACCTGGGGACATCGGACCCGGGGACGCGGCCGGGCGCCCGATCGGCCGCCGGATCGTGCTGGCGATGCTCGGCCTGGGCGCCGCGGGCGTCGCCGTCGGGCCCGCGGTGCGGGACGGCGTGCGGGCCGCCCTGTCCCGGGACGCGCCCGCGGCGGTGCCGGACGACCGGGGCTTCCGCTACTTCAGTGTCGTCGGCTCCGTGCCGCGCCAGGACGCGACGACGTACCGCCTCACCGTCGGCGGGCTCGTCGACCGCCCCGGCACGTACACGCTCGACCAGCTCGCGGTGCTGCCGCAGACCACGGTCGTGCACGACGCCGTCTGCACCGACGGCTGGCAGGTCGACGACGTGCCGTTCACCGGCGTGCTGCTGCGCGACCTGCTCGACGCCGCCGGGGTGCGGGACGAGGGCGCCGCCGTCCGGTTCACCTGCTTCGACGGCGCGTACTCGGAGAGCCTCACGCTGGAGCAGGCCCGCCGGTCGGACGTCGTGGTCGCGCTGCGGATGTTCGACGAGCCCGTGCCGCACGACAGCGGCGGCCCGGTGCGGCTCTTCGTCGCGCCGATGTACTTCTACAAGTCGGCCAAGTGGCTCTCCGGCATCGAGGTCACCAGCCAGGTCCAGCAGGGCTACTGGGAGGACTACGGGTATCCCGTGGACGGGTGGCTGCCCGGCGAGGAGCCGGTCAGTGCCTGA
- a CDS encoding MFS transporter produces MSTSTEPNQPILRVPGVRALVWMSLFGFAGYALLLPTAPLWATRGGADEGGAGLVNAVLMLATVAFQTTVPWALRRLGWRATLVAGVLLLGLPSLAFLLTDQLGWILVASAVRGAGFAVVTVCGATAIAELVDASRRGRAIGVYGLAVAAPQVFLTPSAAWVAEAVDFRVVFVLGTLPALAVPFALALGRRLDDVAGAPVPDSAVAHPGRGRMLLALALPSLVLLAVTTPGGALLTFAPQLGYGALVAMAGLFGLTVAAALSRWLVGGLAARYGPRRFVPPLLALCAAGLVLCGWSLTDSGPGAAGLIAGMTVVGVSYGSLQNLTLVTAFAAVPDRERSVASAVWNIGFDTGTGLGSLVVGFIAAGTSFTVGLLTTAALCVVVALIALVGGSRRTASV; encoded by the coding sequence GTGAGCACGTCGACGGAGCCGAACCAGCCCATCCTGCGCGTCCCGGGCGTCCGGGCGCTGGTGTGGATGTCGCTCTTCGGCTTCGCCGGGTACGCGCTCCTGCTGCCGACGGCGCCCCTGTGGGCCACCCGCGGCGGCGCCGACGAGGGCGGCGCGGGTCTGGTCAACGCCGTCCTCATGCTCGCCACCGTCGCCTTTCAGACGACCGTGCCCTGGGCGCTGCGCCGGCTGGGCTGGCGCGCCACGCTGGTCGCCGGGGTGCTGCTGCTCGGCCTGCCGTCGCTGGCGTTCCTGCTCACCGACCAGCTCGGCTGGATCCTCGTCGCCTCCGCCGTCCGCGGCGCCGGGTTCGCGGTGGTCACGGTGTGCGGCGCGACGGCGATCGCCGAGCTGGTCGACGCCTCCCGGCGCGGCCGGGCGATCGGCGTCTACGGCCTCGCCGTGGCCGCGCCCCAGGTGTTCCTCACGCCCAGCGCCGCCTGGGTCGCGGAGGCGGTCGACTTCCGGGTCGTGTTCGTCCTGGGCACGCTGCCGGCGCTCGCCGTGCCCTTCGCGCTCGCCCTCGGGCGGCGGCTCGACGACGTCGCGGGCGCGCCGGTGCCGGACTCCGCCGTCGCGCACCCGGGCCGGGGCCGGATGCTGCTCGCGCTGGCGCTGCCCTCCCTCGTGCTGCTCGCCGTCACGACGCCCGGGGGCGCGCTGCTCACGTTCGCGCCGCAGCTCGGGTACGGCGCGCTCGTCGCCATGGCCGGGCTGTTCGGTCTGACGGTCGCCGCGGCCCTGTCCCGCTGGCTCGTCGGCGGCCTGGCCGCCCGGTACGGGCCGCGCCGGTTCGTCCCGCCGCTGCTGGCGCTCTGCGCGGCGGGGCTCGTGCTGTGCGGCTGGTCGCTGACGGATTCCGGCCCCGGCGCGGCGGGACTGATCGCGGGCATGACCGTCGTCGGCGTCTCCTACGGCAGCCTGCAGAACCTCACCCTGGTCACCGCGTTCGCGGCCGTGCCCGACCGGGAGCGCAGCGTCGCCAGCGCCGTCTGGAACATCGGCTTCGACACCGGCACGGGGCTCGGCTCGCTCGTGGTCGGCTTCATCGCCGCCGGCACGAGCTTCACCGTCGGCCTGCTGACGACCGCCGCGCTGTGCGTCGTCGTCGCGCTGATCGCCCTGGTGGGCGGGAGCCGGCGGACCGCCTCGGTGTGA
- a CDS encoding class I SAM-dependent methyltransferase — protein MPSAPDDPWSDVADDWGRYWGAFARPVWAPLLDAAGIGPGSRVLDVGCGSGELLEHLQDQGARPSGVDPAARMVELARARAAGADVRVGEIEDLPFDDGAFDAVLAVNAFQFAHDPDDALAEAARVLAPDGVVGLAGWAERSRNDLDAINVALAEADEEEPPEDGPLRLPGGLADVLREAGWTVLDSGVTPVVWTARGDTDLVRGILFGEGDATVADLAPVVVEAAAPFRRPDGGYRLANAFRWAVARRA, from the coding sequence ATGCCCAGCGCCCCCGACGACCCCTGGTCCGACGTCGCCGACGACTGGGGCCGGTACTGGGGCGCCTTCGCGCGGCCGGTGTGGGCGCCGCTCCTCGACGCGGCCGGGATCGGGCCGGGCAGCCGGGTGCTCGACGTCGGCTGCGGCAGCGGTGAGCTGCTCGAACACCTCCAGGACCAGGGTGCCCGGCCCAGCGGCGTCGACCCCGCCGCCCGCATGGTCGAGCTCGCCCGGGCGCGTGCCGCCGGCGCGGACGTGCGCGTCGGCGAGATCGAGGACCTCCCGTTCGACGACGGCGCCTTCGACGCCGTGCTCGCCGTGAACGCGTTCCAGTTCGCGCACGACCCGGACGACGCCCTCGCCGAAGCCGCCCGCGTGCTGGCGCCGGACGGCGTCGTCGGCCTGGCCGGGTGGGCCGAACGCAGCCGCAACGATCTGGACGCGATCAACGTGGCGCTCGCGGAGGCCGACGAGGAGGAGCCGCCCGAGGACGGCCCGCTGCGCCTGCCGGGCGGGCTCGCCGACGTGCTGCGCGAGGCGGGCTGGACGGTCCTGGACAGCGGCGTCACGCCCGTGGTGTGGACCGCCCGCGGCGACACCGACCTGGTGCGCGGCATCCTGTTCGGCGAGGGCGACGCGACGGTCGCGGACCTCGCGCCCGTGGTCGTCGAGGCCGCCGCACCCTTCCGCCGGCCCGACGGCGGCTATCGGCTCGCGAACGCCTTCCGCTGGGCGGTGGCGCGGCGCGCCTGA
- a CDS encoding LysR family transcriptional regulator: MAELTVTALRVVHAVVGTGSFTATADLLGYTQSAVSRQVAAAESAAGVPLFVRGARGVAPTPAGTLVARRAAVVLAELDAVGKDLAGLDDVLGGRVVLGAFPTATWVLAPRAVAVVRDRHPGLTVDLHEASTPTQLRQLRAGRIDVAVIGMGADLPAYDLDGLRRDHVADGRSLVAVPENHRFAGRDPVPVAELAGEEWLVGKGLRGDPQFGAWPTLPAPKVVGAVREWNARLGLVAAGLGITTVPELVVPALPAGVVTVRVDDPAWLGRAAVAVTRPDRPAGVDAVVGALREVARELG, translated from the coding sequence ATGGCAGAGCTCACCGTCACCGCGCTGCGGGTCGTCCACGCCGTCGTCGGCACCGGGTCCTTCACCGCGACGGCCGACCTCCTCGGGTACACCCAGTCGGCGGTCTCCCGCCAGGTCGCGGCGGCCGAGTCGGCGGCGGGCGTCCCGCTGTTCGTGCGCGGCGCGCGCGGCGTGGCGCCGACGCCGGCCGGAACGCTGGTCGCGCGCCGGGCGGCGGTGGTCCTCGCCGAGCTGGACGCCGTCGGCAAGGACCTCGCCGGGCTGGACGACGTCCTCGGGGGCCGGGTGGTGCTGGGCGCGTTCCCGACGGCGACGTGGGTCCTCGCGCCCCGCGCCGTCGCCGTCGTGCGGGACCGGCACCCAGGCCTGACGGTCGACCTGCACGAGGCGTCGACCCCCACCCAGCTCCGCCAGCTCCGGGCGGGACGCATCGACGTCGCCGTCATCGGCATGGGCGCCGACCTGCCCGCGTACGACCTGGACGGGCTGCGGAGGGACCACGTCGCGGACGGCCGGTCCCTCGTCGCGGTCCCGGAGAACCACCGGTTCGCGGGCCGGGACCCGGTCCCTGTCGCGGAGCTGGCGGGGGAGGAGTGGCTGGTCGGCAAGGGCCTGCGCGGCGACCCGCAGTTCGGGGCGTGGCCCACGCTGCCGGCGCCGAAGGTCGTCGGCGCGGTGCGGGAGTGGAACGCCCGCCTGGGCCTGGTCGCGGCCGGGCTGGGCATCACGACGGTGCCCGAGCTCGTCGTCCCCGCGCTCCCGGCCGGCGTGGTGACGGTCCGCGTCGACGACCCGGCCTGGCTCGGCCGCGCGGCGGTCGCCGTCACGCGCCCGGACCGCCCGGCGGGCGTGGACGCGGTGGTGGGCGCGCTCCGGGAGGTCGCGCGCGAGCTCGGCTAG
- a CDS encoding SDR family NAD(P)-dependent oxidoreductase yields MHTTWFITGAAKGLGREWAEAALERGDHVAATARDVTALEPLTSKYPDAVLALPLDVTDRPAVQAAVDRAVEHFGRLDVVVNNAGYGQTGMVEEISEQELRDQMETNFFGTVWVTQAVLPVLRAQGSGRILQVTSEGGVRTFPGYGAYHASKWAVEGLSEALAQEVAPFGIHVTNVEPGPYATGFGAGLRASAEHPDYAEARVATAPVFELGDPRATRAALLRIVDAEQPPLHVFMGRSLADVEQIYAERLRTWREWEPVALEAFGA; encoded by the coding sequence ATGCACACCACATGGTTCATCACCGGAGCAGCCAAGGGCCTCGGCCGCGAGTGGGCCGAGGCCGCCCTCGAACGCGGCGACCACGTCGCCGCCACCGCGCGCGACGTCACCGCCCTGGAGCCGCTCACCAGCAAGTACCCGGACGCCGTGCTGGCCCTTCCGCTGGACGTCACCGACCGGCCCGCCGTCCAGGCCGCCGTCGACCGCGCCGTCGAGCACTTCGGGCGGCTCGACGTGGTGGTCAACAACGCCGGCTACGGCCAGACCGGCATGGTCGAGGAGATCAGCGAGCAGGAGCTGCGCGACCAGATGGAGACCAACTTCTTCGGCACGGTCTGGGTCACGCAGGCCGTGCTGCCGGTCCTGCGCGCTCAGGGGTCGGGCAGGATCCTGCAGGTCACGAGCGAGGGCGGCGTCCGCACCTTCCCCGGGTACGGCGCCTACCACGCGTCCAAGTGGGCGGTGGAGGGGCTGTCGGAGGCCCTCGCGCAGGAGGTCGCACCGTTCGGCATTCACGTCACGAACGTCGAGCCCGGCCCGTACGCGACGGGGTTCGGCGCGGGGCTGCGCGCCAGCGCCGAGCACCCGGACTACGCCGAGGCGCGGGTCGCCACGGCGCCCGTGTTCGAGCTCGGGGACCCGCGCGCGACCCGCGCCGCCCTGCTGCGGATCGTCGACGCCGAGCAGCCGCCGCTGCACGTCTTCATGGGCAGGTCGCTCGCCGACGTCGAGCAGATCTACGCCGAGCGGCTGCGCACCTGGCGCGAGTGGGAGCCGGTCGCGCTGGAGGCGTTCGGGGCCTGA
- a CDS encoding NADPH-dependent F420 reductase, producing the protein MTTFGIIGAGNIGSQVARVAIAQGNEVVIANSRGPETLADLVAELGPKARAATAQEAAEAADVAVVSVPLKVYRDIPVEPLAGKVVLDTNNYYWERDGHIEALDRGEATTAGLLQEHLPTSKVAKAFNQIMSGAITTDGTPSGTPNRRALATASDFPEAVELVTRLYDEAGFDTVSAGPLSESWRFERDRPAYVSRQNAQELKENMGKAQRVL; encoded by the coding sequence ATGACTACCTTCGGCATCATCGGAGCAGGGAACATCGGCAGCCAGGTCGCCCGCGTGGCGATCGCGCAGGGCAACGAGGTGGTGATCGCCAACTCGCGCGGCCCCGAGACGCTCGCCGACCTCGTCGCGGAGCTCGGCCCCAAGGCCCGCGCCGCCACGGCCCAGGAGGCGGCCGAGGCCGCCGACGTCGCCGTCGTCTCGGTGCCGCTGAAGGTCTACCGCGACATCCCGGTGGAGCCGCTGGCGGGCAAGGTCGTGCTCGACACCAACAACTACTACTGGGAGCGCGACGGCCACATCGAGGCGCTGGACCGCGGCGAGGCCACGACGGCCGGCCTGCTCCAGGAGCACCTGCCGACGTCGAAGGTGGCCAAGGCGTTCAACCAGATCATGTCGGGCGCGATCACGACCGACGGGACGCCGTCGGGCACGCCGAACCGCCGCGCCCTGGCCACCGCGAGCGACTTCCCCGAGGCCGTCGAGCTCGTGACCCGGCTCTACGACGAGGCCGGCTTCGACACCGTGAGCGCCGGCCCGCTCAGCGAGTCGTGGCGCTTCGAGCGCGACCGCCCGGCCTACGTCTCCCGCCAGAACGCCCAGGAGCTCAAGGAGAACATGGGCAAGGCGCAGCGGGTCCTCTGA
- a CDS encoding TetR/AcrR family transcriptional regulator — MVNGDAGAQARSYRKAPERRAQILASAIAVFAERGVGASLRAIGEAIGVSHAALRYYFAHRDELLVEVYRAHEARGGERGAPDEVSAVALMERSAERNASIPGLVELYATLTTDALQAQQHPETREFVQARFRGVRADLAERVRAGQASGAIPADIDPSDAAALVAAASDGLQLQWLLDPDAVDVRRSLELLERLLPGSERDASRAAGAEPEAQPDAPGGAVR; from the coding sequence ATGGTGAACGGCGACGCGGGAGCCCAGGCACGGTCGTACCGGAAGGCCCCGGAGCGGCGCGCGCAGATCCTCGCGAGCGCCATCGCCGTGTTCGCCGAGCGCGGCGTGGGCGCGTCGCTGCGGGCGATCGGCGAGGCGATCGGCGTCTCGCACGCCGCGCTGCGCTACTACTTCGCCCACCGCGACGAGCTGCTCGTCGAGGTCTACCGGGCGCACGAGGCCCGCGGCGGCGAGCGGGGGGCGCCCGACGAAGTGTCGGCGGTCGCCCTGATGGAGCGCAGCGCCGAGCGCAACGCGTCGATCCCCGGCCTGGTCGAGCTGTACGCGACGCTCACCACGGACGCGCTGCAGGCGCAGCAGCACCCCGAGACGCGCGAGTTCGTGCAGGCCCGGTTCCGCGGTGTCCGCGCCGACCTCGCCGAGCGCGTCCGGGCAGGCCAGGCCTCGGGCGCGATCCCCGCCGACATCGACCCGTCCGACGCCGCCGCTCTCGTCGCCGCCGCGTCGGACGGGTTGCAGCTCCAGTGGTTGCTCGATCCCGACGCCGTCGATGTGCGGCGGTCGCTGGAGCTCCTGGAACGACTGCTGCCGGGCAGCGAGCGCGACGCCTCGCGGGCTGCTGGCGCGGAGCCGGAAGCTCAGCCGGATGCCCCTGGGGGCGCGGTCAGGTGA